The following coding sequences are from one Candidatus Hadarchaeales archaeon window:
- a CDS encoding OB-fold nucleic acid binding domain-containing protein, which yields MDPQPMEFDEIVDEIVRRSGLTREEVLDRIWKTKQNIGIINLKAAAILVGREYGLSFRLSTPAPVQLKISDLLPGMSKVEVVGRIMRVLPPKEFEYSDGRRGQIGSVFLADETGMVRLVLWGEKANALLDGEIRRGRILRLRNGYVRQGMDGKPELSLGFGGSLELDPPDVDVENLPWVPESPVSLSELREGMEVDVVGKIISKTDVRMFEREDGSVGKVVSFFITDGKNVVRVSAWGLMVDEVEKRNPGDVVRIENALVKTGAFKTPELSIDERSRIIVNPPEGEKLASVSPPLLKIKDVIGPMAYVNIAGRVKRKQRPVEVKMQDGTLKKIQSVVIADETGTIRLTFWDDNVKISDSLKVGDVVLVRKAYSKVGPSGFPELHVGKETKVEINTVDVADIKPVRLKLAEVEPNMECLEVVGKVIEVSPVREFQRSDGTTGKVASIRIADDSGSLRVSLWGELAERVNDIRVNDVIRLIDVYSVPGFQNGVEIQTSETTVMEINPPGISVEAALPVEERKKISELQQPGEKVEVRGTIAQILTRRPYFNVCPRCSRTITSEEGNLCPICGVVEPKPRAVLGFLLDDGSGVIRVATFGELVERLVGSNLEEIVKSPDEAVQKVLGKEIVVRGTLKQDVFSGMLEIRAREIIPVEPTKEADALLQKIKMMREEFKVEEK from the coding sequence ATGGATCCACAGCCGATGGAGTTCGATGAGATAGTTGATGAGATAGTCAGAAGGAGTGGGCTTACTAGGGAAGAAGTCTTGGATAGAATATGGAAGACAAAGCAGAATATAGGAATAATAAACTTGAAGGCAGCAGCGATTTTGGTTGGAAGGGAATACGGTCTTAGCTTCAGGCTGTCAACCCCGGCTCCAGTTCAGCTTAAGATTTCGGATCTTCTCCCAGGGATGTCGAAAGTTGAGGTTGTGGGAAGGATCATGAGAGTGTTGCCTCCTAAAGAATTTGAATATTCGGATGGAAGGCGCGGACAAATCGGAAGCGTTTTCTTGGCCGATGAAACGGGAATGGTAAGGTTAGTTCTTTGGGGAGAGAAGGCGAATGCTCTCCTCGATGGTGAGATAAGAAGAGGTAGGATACTCAGGTTGAGAAATGGTTACGTCAGACAGGGAATGGATGGAAAGCCAGAGCTCTCGCTCGGATTTGGTGGATCGCTTGAGCTAGACCCGCCCGATGTCGATGTTGAAAATCTTCCATGGGTTCCAGAATCTCCTGTAAGCCTTTCGGAGCTCAGAGAAGGAATGGAAGTAGATGTCGTCGGGAAAATTATCTCTAAAACAGATGTGAGAATGTTTGAGAGAGAAGACGGAAGTGTGGGAAAGGTAGTTTCCTTCTTTATCACGGACGGAAAAAACGTTGTGAGGGTTTCTGCTTGGGGTTTGATGGTAGACGAAGTTGAGAAGCGCAATCCGGGGGATGTGGTAAGGATCGAGAACGCTCTGGTGAAAACCGGTGCTTTCAAAACCCCAGAGCTGAGTATCGACGAGAGATCGAGAATTATAGTAAACCCGCCGGAAGGTGAGAAGCTAGCGAGCGTGTCACCACCTTTACTGAAAATAAAAGACGTGATCGGACCAATGGCCTACGTGAACATAGCTGGAAGAGTAAAGAGGAAGCAGAGACCGGTCGAGGTAAAAATGCAAGATGGCACATTGAAAAAAATACAGAGTGTTGTTATAGCGGATGAGACCGGAACGATAAGATTGACATTTTGGGACGATAATGTAAAGATATCAGATTCGCTCAAGGTTGGTGACGTGGTTTTAGTCAGAAAAGCTTATTCAAAGGTTGGACCAAGCGGCTTTCCAGAGCTCCACGTCGGAAAGGAAACGAAGGTAGAGATCAACACTGTTGATGTTGCAGACATAAAACCGGTGAGATTGAAGCTCGCGGAAGTGGAACCGAACATGGAATGTTTAGAAGTCGTCGGTAAAGTTATAGAAGTTTCGCCGGTGAGAGAGTTTCAGCGAAGTGATGGAACAACTGGCAAGGTGGCTTCAATCAGGATAGCCGACGATTCTGGGTCTCTCAGGGTTTCTCTTTGGGGCGAGTTGGCGGAGAGAGTGAATGATATAAGAGTCAACGATGTCATAAGGCTGATAGACGTTTACAGCGTGCCAGGTTTCCAGAACGGTGTGGAAATTCAGACCAGTGAAACGACTGTGATGGAAATCAACCCGCCAGGAATCTCTGTTGAAGCGGCGCTACCGGTGGAAGAGAGAAAGAAAATATCTGAACTCCAGCAACCTGGGGAAAAGGTGGAAGTAAGAGGCACAATCGCACAGATTTTGACGAGACGACCATATTTCAATGTATGCCCGAGATGCTCTCGCACGATTACCTCCGAAGAAGGAAACCTCTGTCCAATCTGTGGGGTGGTAGAACCGAAGCCGAGAGCGGTTCTAGGTTTTCTTTTGGACGACGGTTCCGGTGTGATAAGAGTTGCCACTTTCGGCGAGCTGGTGGAGCGTTTGGTTGGCTCAAATTTGGAGGAAATTGTGAAATCTCCGGATGAAGCGGTGCAGAAGGTGTTAGGAAAAGAAATCGTGGTTCGGGGAACTCTCAAGCAGGATGTGTTTTCAGGGATGCTGGAAATCCGAGCAAGGGAAATCATTCCAGTTGAGCCGACGAAGGAAGCGGACGCGCTACTCCAGAAGATAAAAATGATGAGGGAAGAGTTTAAGGTGGAAGAGAAATGA
- a CDS encoding hydroxymethylglutaryl-CoA reductase, degradative produces the protein MKTSELPGFYKLPPEERLKIVKEFADLTEEEVEILKEGLLPLDQANRMIENVVGIMPLPIGIATNFRINGRDYLVPMAIEEPSVVAAASNAAKMARVRGGFFTESTQPVMIGQIQLVNVNDPKKACADIRAAKEEILKKANEQDPVLVKLGGGAVDLEAREIQTERGPMVVVHLLVDVRDAMGANVINTMSEAVAPLLEKITGGKVRLRIVSNLAIYRLARAKAVFAKEALGGEEVVEAILDAYAFAVSDIFRCVTHNKGIMNGVIAVALATANDTRALEAGAHAYAAMDGRYRPLSRWSKTSDGDLLGEVELPVAVGVVGGVTAVHPLAKICRKILGVKSARELGEVMAAVGLANNLAAMRALATEGIQRGHMKLHARNIAMMAGAEGELVDIVAERMVAERKIRVDRAKEILEELKKG, from the coding sequence ATGAAAACTTCTGAACTTCCTGGTTTTTACAAGCTGCCACCGGAAGAAAGACTGAAAATTGTGAAAGAGTTTGCCGATTTGACAGAAGAAGAAGTAGAAATTTTGAAGGAAGGTCTTCTTCCACTCGATCAAGCAAACAGAATGATCGAGAACGTCGTGGGTATAATGCCTCTTCCGATAGGCATCGCCACGAACTTCAGAATAAATGGAAGAGATTATCTCGTTCCGATGGCAATAGAGGAACCCTCCGTTGTTGCCGCGGCTTCGAATGCTGCAAAAATGGCGAGAGTGAGGGGGGGATTTTTCACCGAAAGCACCCAGCCCGTCATGATCGGACAGATTCAGCTTGTAAACGTAAATGATCCGAAAAAGGCCTGCGCAGACATCCGAGCGGCAAAGGAAGAGATTCTCAAGAAAGCCAACGAGCAGGATCCCGTTCTCGTGAAACTCGGAGGGGGAGCTGTTGATCTTGAGGCCCGCGAAATACAGACAGAAAGAGGTCCGATGGTGGTTGTACATCTTCTCGTTGACGTGAGAGATGCGATGGGAGCAAATGTTATAAACACGATGAGCGAGGCCGTTGCTCCGCTTCTCGAAAAAATCACAGGTGGAAAGGTGAGGCTTCGAATAGTTTCAAATCTAGCCATCTACAGACTCGCAAGGGCCAAAGCGGTCTTCGCTAAAGAGGCTCTCGGTGGGGAGGAGGTTGTCGAGGCCATTCTTGACGCGTACGCTTTCGCTGTTTCAGATATCTTCAGATGTGTAACACACAACAAGGGAATAATGAATGGGGTGATAGCGGTTGCTCTGGCGACGGCAAACGACACTAGGGCGCTGGAGGCAGGAGCTCACGCTTATGCTGCCATGGATGGGAGATATAGACCTCTTTCGAGATGGTCGAAAACTTCCGATGGAGATTTGCTTGGAGAAGTGGAGCTCCCCGTCGCCGTAGGCGTAGTCGGAGGAGTAACGGCAGTTCATCCTTTGGCGAAAATCTGCAGAAAGATTCTTGGGGTTAAAAGCGCGAGGGAACTGGGAGAGGTGATGGCGGCCGTAGGACTTGCGAATAACCTTGCGGCTATGAGAGCTCTTGCGACGGAAGGTATACAGAGAGGGCACATGAAGCTCCACGCGAGAAACATAGCGATGATGGCTGGAGCAGAAGGGGAACTCGTGGATATCGTTGCGGAGAGAATGGTTGCGGAGAGGAAGATAAGGGTAGATAGAGCAAAGGAAATCTTGGAGGAGTTGAAGAAGGGATGA
- a CDS encoding class II glutamine amidotransferase, which translates to MCRLLGLIASKPVDIEFSLGKFVEKFSMSNPDGWGIGWYENGHPKIFKEGIRARSEKSLKLSREVMSHIIIAHVRKGSGAPPSKRNSHPFAYKNWLFAHNGVCDREYLLQLLNSEYKREIEGKTDSEVYFYWILQCIEESEDFEEGVKKAIEEVAKKSYGGLNFLLSDGERLYSFRYSKYAEDYYSLFFLKRDPSEPGLFEFTSDETKALLRSKSLKGEKAVLVCSEKLTKEKWEKIELGQMLIIEPDLSVREAQIISP; encoded by the coding sequence ATGTGTAGACTATTGGGATTAATAGCAAGCAAGCCCGTGGATATCGAATTTTCGCTAGGAAAATTTGTTGAGAAATTTTCAATGAGTAATCCCGACGGATGGGGAATTGGATGGTATGAAAACGGTCATCCCAAAATTTTCAAAGAAGGAATACGCGCGCGCAGTGAGAAATCTCTCAAACTATCCAGGGAAGTCATGTCGCATATCATTATTGCTCATGTAAGAAAGGGATCGGGAGCTCCACCATCGAAAAGAAACTCGCATCCCTTTGCGTATAAAAACTGGCTGTTTGCTCATAATGGGGTTTGTGATAGGGAATATTTGCTCCAGCTCTTAAATTCCGAATATAAAAGAGAAATAGAAGGGAAAACCGATTCAGAGGTTTATTTCTACTGGATTTTGCAATGCATCGAAGAAAGTGAAGATTTTGAAGAAGGAGTAAAGAAAGCCATCGAGGAAGTTGCGAAAAAAAGCTACGGCGGATTGAACTTTTTGCTCTCTGATGGAGAACGCCTTTACTCGTTTAGATATTCAAAATATGCGGAGGATTATTACTCGCTGTTTTTCCTAAAAAGAGACCCATCCGAGCCAGGTTTGTTTGAATTTACATCGGATGAGACTAAAGCACTATTGCGGAGCAAATCATTAAAGGGTGAGAAAGCCGTGCTGGTATGCTCAGAAAAGTTAACCAAAGAAAAATGGGAGAAAATAGAATTGGGCCAGATGTTGATCATCGAGCCCGATTTAAGTGTGAGAGAAGCGCAGATAATTTCACCATAA
- the ileS gene encoding isoleucine--tRNA ligase produces MKPAHAVYDFARFEKEIQEWWSSAGIYAKIKESRKGGKVWNFLDGPPYASGSIHLGTAWNKIIKDAILRFMTMRGFDVTRQPGWDCHGLPIEVKVEELLGIKSKKDIETVIGVEEFIKKCKQWAIEHVSIMTEQFKRLGVWMDWDKPYMTLENAYIEKAWWTFKKAYERGLIGKDVRVIHWCPRCETALAEHEVRGEYEQVSDPSIFVRFKMKGGKNEYLLIWTTTPWTLPADLAVCVHPDFDYVKVKVGENVYILAEGLLDRVAAELSFGEYQILERMRGKELEGLPYEHPLLEEVPRQKEFVKHHRVICGPHVTLEEGTGCVHTAPGHGEEDYVIGKEYGLPIFSPVGPDGKFTSEAGKYAGIFVKEADEVILRDLERKGLLMKKGRIVHAYPLCWRCHTPLIFRATEQWFLFVKDLKKEILEKNESVEWVPSWVKMRYVNGVESVGDWCISRQRYWGIPIPIWICGNCGRTIVVGSIEELKKRAASEISAEIDLHKPFVDKIELKCECGGRARRIPDVLDVWFDSGVAAWASESENGWKRDFIVEGEDQVTKWFYSQQVLSVAVFDDVPYRRVLMHGFVLDEFGRKMSKSLGNVIEPEEVLEKFGADPLRLYVLSVNPPWEDLKFSWKGVEQAKRVLNILWNVHVFSTTYMSLDRFEPGKRKVEFQVEDKWLLSRLNALVRDVTSAMERCELHVATRRISDFIVEDLSRWYVRLVRERAWIEGEDPGKEAMYYVLYHTLQTLVRLLAPFVPHIVEVIYTDLVRSVSPSAPPSVHMLSWPSVDERLIDERLEKGMETVRKFVDAVAKIRQENGLKLRWPVKKVVVQTEVDISGLEEILKKQVNCKELEVISPEIPFPEGLVVEKIEVGRVGVDIRITEELKAEGFAREIVRRFQMMRKEMNLGMEERVDAVVGVDEEREFASIVSQQDYIKREVRIRNLKVSRIGEVSEEGYLRDWDVNGVKVRLLLRKIS; encoded by the coding sequence ATGAAACCAGCCCATGCGGTCTACGACTTTGCAAGGTTTGAAAAGGAAATACAGGAGTGGTGGAGTTCTGCCGGGATATACGCCAAGATCAAGGAGTCGAGAAAAGGTGGGAAAGTCTGGAACTTCTTAGATGGACCACCTTACGCGAGTGGATCCATTCACCTCGGAACTGCGTGGAACAAAATCATCAAGGATGCGATTCTGAGGTTTATGACGATGAGAGGATTTGATGTTACAAGACAGCCGGGCTGGGACTGTCACGGTCTTCCGATCGAAGTAAAGGTTGAGGAACTCCTTGGGATAAAATCGAAGAAGGATATCGAGACGGTTATCGGGGTTGAAGAGTTCATTAAGAAATGTAAGCAGTGGGCAATTGAACATGTTTCAATAATGACGGAGCAGTTTAAGAGGCTCGGGGTTTGGATGGACTGGGATAAGCCATACATGACCCTTGAGAATGCCTACATAGAGAAAGCTTGGTGGACTTTCAAGAAAGCTTATGAGCGTGGCTTGATCGGAAAGGATGTGAGAGTTATTCACTGGTGTCCGAGGTGCGAAACGGCGCTCGCTGAACATGAGGTGAGAGGAGAATACGAGCAAGTTTCAGATCCATCGATTTTCGTCAGGTTCAAAATGAAGGGAGGGAAGAATGAGTATTTGCTCATCTGGACCACAACACCATGGACGCTTCCGGCCGACCTAGCGGTTTGCGTCCATCCCGACTTTGACTACGTGAAGGTGAAGGTTGGTGAAAATGTTTACATTCTGGCGGAGGGGCTTCTAGATAGAGTTGCAGCAGAATTGAGTTTCGGAGAATATCAAATTTTGGAAAGGATGAGGGGAAAAGAGCTCGAGGGTTTGCCGTATGAGCATCCTCTTTTGGAGGAAGTCCCGAGGCAGAAAGAGTTTGTGAAACACCATCGTGTTATATGCGGCCCCCACGTGACGCTTGAGGAAGGAACGGGATGCGTTCACACCGCTCCTGGTCACGGTGAGGAGGATTATGTTATTGGAAAAGAATACGGCCTTCCGATCTTCAGTCCCGTTGGCCCAGACGGGAAATTCACGAGTGAAGCTGGAAAGTATGCGGGAATTTTTGTGAAGGAAGCGGATGAGGTTATTCTGCGGGATTTGGAAAGAAAAGGTCTTCTTATGAAAAAGGGCAGAATTGTTCACGCTTACCCACTCTGCTGGAGATGTCACACTCCACTTATATTCAGGGCGACGGAGCAGTGGTTTCTCTTCGTCAAAGATCTGAAAAAGGAAATTCTGGAGAAAAATGAGAGCGTCGAATGGGTTCCATCCTGGGTGAAGATGAGGTATGTCAATGGTGTCGAATCCGTAGGCGACTGGTGCATTTCCAGACAGAGATACTGGGGAATTCCAATTCCGATATGGATTTGCGGAAACTGCGGAAGAACGATAGTCGTCGGTAGCATCGAAGAGCTGAAGAAGAGGGCGGCCTCCGAGATTTCCGCGGAAATAGACCTTCACAAGCCTTTTGTTGACAAGATTGAGCTGAAGTGCGAGTGTGGGGGAAGAGCAAGGAGAATTCCGGATGTTCTGGACGTTTGGTTTGATTCGGGCGTGGCTGCGTGGGCTTCTGAAAGCGAGAATGGATGGAAAAGGGATTTCATAGTTGAAGGAGAAGATCAGGTGACTAAGTGGTTCTACAGCCAGCAGGTTCTGTCTGTGGCGGTTTTCGACGATGTTCCCTACAGAAGAGTTCTCATGCACGGGTTTGTTCTTGACGAGTTCGGTAGGAAGATGTCGAAATCTCTGGGAAACGTTATAGAGCCAGAAGAAGTGCTTGAGAAGTTTGGGGCAGACCCCCTGCGTTTATACGTTCTTTCCGTCAATCCGCCTTGGGAGGATCTCAAGTTCAGCTGGAAGGGCGTTGAGCAAGCGAAAAGAGTGCTGAACATCCTCTGGAACGTCCATGTTTTTTCCACGACCTACATGTCTCTTGATAGGTTTGAACCGGGAAAGAGGAAGGTTGAGTTTCAGGTTGAGGACAAGTGGCTCTTATCGAGGCTGAATGCTCTTGTTAGGGATGTAACATCCGCAATGGAAAGGTGCGAGCTCCACGTTGCCACTAGAAGGATCTCCGACTTCATCGTCGAGGACCTGAGCAGGTGGTATGTCAGGCTCGTGAGGGAAAGAGCTTGGATTGAAGGCGAAGATCCGGGAAAAGAAGCGATGTACTATGTGCTTTATCATACCCTTCAGACTCTGGTAAGGCTTCTCGCTCCCTTTGTTCCACACATCGTAGAAGTTATCTATACGGATCTCGTTAGGTCTGTTTCTCCTTCAGCTCCTCCGAGTGTTCACATGCTTTCTTGGCCTTCGGTCGACGAGCGACTGATAGACGAGAGGCTGGAGAAGGGGATGGAGACCGTAAGGAAGTTTGTCGATGCCGTGGCGAAGATAAGGCAAGAGAATGGATTGAAGCTGAGGTGGCCAGTCAAGAAGGTGGTCGTTCAGACAGAAGTTGATATCTCCGGGCTTGAGGAAATTCTAAAGAAACAAGTCAACTGTAAGGAACTGGAGGTGATTTCTCCAGAAATTCCATTCCCGGAGGGACTTGTTGTTGAGAAAATCGAAGTTGGCAGAGTTGGGGTGGACATCCGGATAACAGAAGAGCTTAAGGCTGAGGGTTTCGCCAGAGAGATCGTGAGAAGATTTCAGATGATGAGAAAGGAGATGAATCTCGGGATGGAGGAAAGAGTGGACGCGGTGGTGGGTGTTGATGAGGAGAGAGAGTTTGCCTCGATAGTTTCCCAGCAGGACTACATAAAGAGAGAAGTTAGAATTAGAAATCTCAAGGTCTCGAGGATTGGAGAAGTTTCTGAAGAAGGTTATTTGAGAGACTGGGATGTTAACGGGGTGAAGGTCAGACTTTTGTTGAGGAAGATTTCTTGA